The Corallococcus macrosporus genome segment TCGAGAACGTACCGACATGCTCCTCCAGGGCAAGAAGCTGCTCATCACCGGCGTGCTCACCCCGCAGTCGTTGGCCTTTGGCGTCGCGGAGCACGCGATCGCGCAGGGCGCCGAGGTCATCCTCACCGGCTTTGGCCGGGCCAAGTCCCTCACGGAGCGCAGCGCGAAGCGGCTCAAGCCCGGCACGGAGGTGCTGGAGCTGGACGTGACGAACCCGGCGCACTTTCCGGCGCTGACGGAGGCGCTGCGCCAGAAGTGGGGCCGCGTGGACGGCGTGCTGCACGCCATCGCGTTCGCGCCCGAGGACGCCCTGGGCGGCAACTTCCTCAACACCCCCTGGGAGAGCGTGCAGACGGCATTCCGCATCTCCGCCTTCTCCGTGAAGGAGCTGGCGGTGGCGTGCGCGCCGCTGATGACGAACGGCGGCTCCATCGTGGCGCTGGACTTCGACAACCGGCAGGCGTGGCCCATCTACGACTGGATGGGCGTGTGCAAGGCGGCCATGGAGGCCACCGTGCGCTACCTGGCGCGCGACCTGGGCCCCAAGGGCATCCGCGTGAACGCGCTGGCCGCGGGCCCCCTGGCCACCGTCGCCGCCAAGGGCATCCCGGGCTTCAAGGCACTGGCGCAGTACTGGGGCAAGCAGGCTCCGCTGGGCTGGAGCGACAAGGACAGCCACGACCACGTGGCCAAGACGGCCTGTGCCCTGCTGTCGGATTGGCTGTCGTCCACCACGGGCGAGATGATTCACGTGGACGGCGGCTACCACGCGGTGGGCGCACCGCCGGTGGAGACGGTGGAGACACCCGCAGAAGGGGTCCAGGCGAACCCCACGCCCAAGGACGGCTGACGCCATCCAACCTTGTCGGAAAGTCCCGACAATCACCTGCCAGGCTTGCCGGCGGACGGAGGCCCCCCGCTTCCGCCCGTCGAAGCGCTCACGGTAGGATCAATCATGCAGCGCAGGACATCTCCGCACGCCGCGGAGCCTGTGCGAGGAGCCGTGGCACAGTGAGCACCAATGTCTTGCTGGTGGACGACAGCCCCACCGTCCGCAACATCCTCAAGATCTACCTGATGAACCTCAAGGTCAGCATCGTCGAGGCGGAGGACGCGCAGCGCGCGCTGCAGCTCTTGCGGCTGGTGCCGGTGAGCGTGGTGATCGCGGACATCAACATGCCGGTGATGGATGGCATCACCTTCGTGAAGGAGGTCCGCGCGAGCGCGCAGGCGCAGGTGAAGAAGGTGCCGGTCATCCTGCTGACCGCGGAGAAGGGCAACGACCTTCGCCAGCGCGGCTCGGAAGCCGGGGCCAACGCCTTCATCCAGAAGCCGGTGTCCCACGACGAGCTGACCAAGACGGTCCGTCAGTTCCTGACCGGGGGCTGAACGCCGTGAGCCTGCCGACGCTGCTGCTGGTGGATGACAGCGACGCCATCCTGGCGCTGGAGCGGGCCATCCTCTCCGGCCACTACACCATCCACACGGCCAGCAATGGCCGTGAGGCGCTGGACAAGGTGGGGCGGCTGCATCCGGCGGCGGTGCTCCTGGACCTGTCCATGCCGGAGATGGACGGGGACGAGGTGCTCCAGCGGATGAAGGCGGACGCGGGCACGGCGGACATCCCGGTCATCATCATCTCCTCGGAGAAGCAGCGCGCGGAGGCGTGCCTGGGCTTCGGCGCGGAGGCGTTCCTGCC includes the following:
- a CDS encoding response regulator, giving the protein MSTNVLLVDDSPTVRNILKIYLMNLKVSIVEAEDAQRALQLLRLVPVSVVIADINMPVMDGITFVKEVRASAQAQVKKVPVILLTAEKGNDLRQRGSEAGANAFIQKPVSHDELTKTVRQFLTGG
- the fabI gene encoding enoyl-ACP reductase FabI, with product MLLQGKKLLITGVLTPQSLAFGVAEHAIAQGAEVILTGFGRAKSLTERSAKRLKPGTEVLELDVTNPAHFPALTEALRQKWGRVDGVLHAIAFAPEDALGGNFLNTPWESVQTAFRISAFSVKELAVACAPLMTNGGSIVALDFDNRQAWPIYDWMGVCKAAMEATVRYLARDLGPKGIRVNALAAGPLATVAAKGIPGFKALAQYWGKQAPLGWSDKDSHDHVAKTACALLSDWLSSTTGEMIHVDGGYHAVGAPPVETVETPAEGVQANPTPKDG